The stretch of DNA CGCCCCAACCTGACCCTTTTTACCGAAGCCCGGGTCCAGCGATTGTTGTTTGAGGGCAAGCGTGCCAGTGGGATCGAGGTGCGCATCAAGGGCAAACTGGAGCGTCTCAGCGCCAGCAAGGAGGTGATCCTAAGTGGCGGCAGCTTCAACTCCCCGCAGCTGTTAATGCTGTCCGGAATCGGGCCTGCTGAGGAGCTGGCCAGGCATCAAATCGAGCCCGTGCAGGTACTGCCCGGCGTCGGCCAGAACCTGCAGGAGCACGTCGATATCGTCTCGGTGGTCAAAAGCCGCCACTCGGGCCCCTTCAGCCTGCACCCCTCCTCCTGGTGGTACGCCTCCCGTGAGCTGTGGCGCTACATCACCCAGAGGCGCGGCTTTTTCAGCACCACCTTCGTGGAGAGCGGGGGCTTTATCAAATCGAGCCCCGACAAGGAGGTGCCGGACCTGCAGCTGCAGTTTATCCCCATGGCGATGGACGACCACGGTCGTAACCTCAGCTTCCTTTTCGTGCGCGGACTGTCACTGCACAACTGCCTGCTGCGCCCGCAAAGCCGGGGCAGCGTGACCCTCAACAGCCGCGACCCCGAGGCCGATCCCCGCATCGACCTCAATATGCTCAGCCACCCGGAGGATATGTCCACCATGATTCGGGCGGTGCGCATCAGCCGCGAGCTGCTGCGCCAGCCCGCCCTCAAGCGCTGGAACGATGAGGAGGTGTTCCCCCGTGCCGATCAGGAGGGGGACGAGGAGATTGCCGAGTTCCTTCGTGAGAAAGCCAACCACGTCTACCATCCGGTCGGGACCTGCAAGATGGGCCAGGACGAGATGGCGGTGGTGGACAGCCGCCTGCGGGTACATGGGGTCACCGGGCTGCGGGTGGTCGACGCCTCCATCATGCCCACCCTGATTGGCGGGAACACCAACGCTCCCACCATCATGATCGGTGCCAAGGCGGCGGATATGATCCTCGCGGACAACGCCCGGGCGGCGGAGTGAGCAGGCTCCCCTGATTAGCAGCCTTCAAGGCTGCGCAGGCGGTTGAGGGCTGCCGCGAGTTCCTGCAGCCGCGGCATCGCCAGCACCCCCTGCACAAAGGGGGTCAGGGGATCGAGTCCATCGCTCTCGGTGCGCTCGAGCAGCTCCCTGAGCTGCTCTACCAGGCCGGGACCCGCCTCCGCCATCGTCCCTTGAGTCGCTGCGGCGTAGGCCTGCAGCAGGTAGCCGATGCTCAGCAACTGCCCCTCGTCCACCAGCTGCTCCACCCGGGCGAGGTCGACCTCCTCGCTGCCCAACCGCAACAGGCGGGTACCAAAGGCCCGCACCTTCTCCCGCCGGACAAGGGACGGCGCTCGCAGGGGCCGCACCCGTGCGGCCGCCGCGCCAATGGGGGGACGCTCGACGCTGCAGCGAAGGGTATCGGGATCGGCCAGCGCCTGCGCCCGCGCGCTCAAGTCCCGGGGGCTGTAATGGTCCATCATGATTACCCGCCCGGCGGCGGCAAAGAAGTCACCACTGCCCCCCATTACCAGCACCACCGATACCCCCTCAGCGGCCAGCGCCGCCACCCGCTGCACCAGGGGGGTGATCGGCTCGCAGGCATCGCTCACCAGCGCCTGCATGCGGCGGTCGCGGATCATGAAGTTGGTGGCACAGGTATCCTCATCGAGCAGCAGGCAGCGGCAGCCGGTGGCCAGCGCCTCAATCAGGTTGGCGGCCTGGGAGGTGCTGCCGCTGGCATTATCGCTATCGAAGCAGTGGGTGGAGCGCCCCCCCGGCAGCTCGCCGATAAAGGGGCTGATATCCACCTGCCGCACCGAACGGCCATCTTCGGCGCGGATCTTGACGGCGCTGGGATCGGTGACCACCCGCTCGCGCCCATCGCCGGGGATATGGTCGTAAACCCCTCGCTCCAGGGCATGAAGCAGGGTCGACTTGCCGTGGAATCCCCCCCCCACGATCAAACTGACCCCGGTGACGATCCCCAGCCCCCGGATCGGGCTGCCGTCCCTCAGCTCCAGCTCCACAGCCAGGCTATCGGGGGACCGCCAGGGCACGGCCCCCTCCAGGGGTCGATCATCGATGCCGCTGGCGCG from Aestuariirhabdus litorea encodes:
- a CDS encoding GMC family oxidoreductase; the protein is MNNSHFDYIIVGAGSAGSVLANRLSANPANRVCLLEAGPADDSVLVRCPMGVVALMQSKARNWLFNSVPQPSQHQREIFCPRGKTLGGSSAVNAMLYIRGHRSDYDHWAALGNEGWSFDEVLPYFKATQNQERGESEYHGVGGGLNVADSRSNHPIGPCFIEAGKQAGYPVTDDFNGAQQEGVGAYQATQINGERCSAARGFLHPVLERPNLTLFTEARVQRLLFEGKRASGIEVRIKGKLERLSASKEVILSGGSFNSPQLLMLSGIGPAEELARHQIEPVQVLPGVGQNLQEHVDIVSVVKSRHSGPFSLHPSSWWYASRELWRYITQRRGFFSTTFVESGGFIKSSPDKEVPDLQLQFIPMAMDDHGRNLSFLFVRGLSLHNCLLRPQSRGSVTLNSRDPEADPRIDLNMLSHPEDMSTMIRAVRISRELLRQPALKRWNDEEVFPRADQEGDEEIAEFLREKANHVYHPVGTCKMGQDEMAVVDSRLRVHGVTGLRVVDASIMPTLIGGNTNAPTIMIGAKAADMILADNARAAE
- a CDS encoding ABC-ATPase domain-containing protein, with amino-acid sequence MPESTPAPYEQLQRRLLAIDGAGYKAYKAVEGRYTLPGFELSIDHVQGDPFADPSRCSLRIGRESLPLPAALQHSAAQRVALEDFFGRRLSSAMQHHRGQVRGSGNSGEIRMARYGQQVLRRNAVLAHPQQLEVRCQLGLPANGRRVAARQALRLLEELVQLVAASLLPLDTYLPALEQHLRSVLDQQHLRAQLEAHQLVAFIADGAILPRASGIDDRPLEGAVPWRSPDSLAVELELRDGSPIRGLGIVTGVSLIVGGGFHGKSTLLHALERGVYDHIPGDGRERVVTDPSAVKIRAEDGRSVRQVDISPFIGELPGGRSTHCFDSDNASGSTSQAANLIEALATGCRCLLLDEDTCATNFMIRDRRMQALVSDACEPITPLVQRVAALAAEGVSVVLVMGGSGDFFAAAGRVIMMDHYSPRDLSARAQALADPDTLRCSVERPPIGAAAARVRPLRAPSLVRREKVRAFGTRLLRLGSEEVDLARVEQLVDEGQLLSIGYLLQAYAAATQGTMAEAGPGLVEQLRELLERTESDGLDPLTPFVQGVLAMPRLQELAAALNRLRSLEGC